Proteins encoded in a region of the Tribolium castaneum strain GA2 chromosome 7, icTriCast1.1, whole genome shotgun sequence genome:
- the LOC107399163 gene encoding uncharacterized protein LOC107399163: MAAFRNLTYDAIFGNNKSLRPGVDDEKLLELLNADCSDIDISDEENELDPEPEEIFNDELQNEQTEEEAAIDQREEREDSEEDDDEDDLLPLSVVRDNLLVAQAQNSTSKAKRTSWKRKSTFTPPNFDWTEPENDFERRLAWTAKDYLSMYFTVLCWLQNTRKTSGVTC; this comes from the exons ATGGCGGCGTTTCGCAATCTAACTTACGATG caaTATTTGGCAATAATAAATCCCTTAGACCTGGAGTTGATGACGAGAAACTTCTTGAGCTACTAAATGCCGATTGTTCCGACATAGACATATCAGATGAAGAAAACGAATTGGATCCTGAACctgaagaaatatttaacGACGAACTCCAAAATGAGCAAACGGAGGAGGAGGCGGCAATTGATCAAAGAGAAGAAAGGGAAGACAGCGAGGAAGATGATGATGAAGATGATCTACTTCCGTTGAGTGTTGTTCGAGACAATTTACTTGTAGCTCAAGCTCAAAATAGCACCAGCAAGGCAAAGCGGACATCTTGGAAAAGAAAATCCACCTTTACACCTCCTAATTTTGACTGGACCGAACCTGAAAATGACTTTGAAAGACGTCTCGCTTGGACGGCAAAGGATTATTTGTCCATGTATTTCACGGTGTTATGTTGGTTGCAGAATACGAGAAAAACCAGTGGAGTGACATGTTAA